TACTGGCGCTCGGCCTCGCCGGCCAAAGCCCGCGCTTCCAGCAGTTGCGCCCGCTGCTCGGCATTCACCAGCTCCGCCAGCAGCTGCCCCTTCTCGACGCGATCACCATCGTCGAAATGCAGGGCCCCCACCTTCTCGGTGACGGAGGCCGTGAGGGCCACCGACTCGTTGGCCCGCAGGGTACCGAGGGCCTCGATGCGGTCCTCGAAGGGGGCCTCCTCCACCGTGGCGACGATGACCGGGATGGGGGGTGGGGCCGCCGCCACGCCGGTATAAGCCGCCCACAGGGCGATGCCGAACCATGTTCGCATTATCGTTGTTACCTTCGTCTTCGTTGTCGTGTCACGCCAAGGGCCGAACAGGCGGTCACTCCCGGCGCACTAGGAGCGCGCTTGCGCGCGAATGCCGTGGCCCGTTCGCGCCCGAGGGCCATCTATCAGTGGACCGCCGGGGCGGGGAAAGGTTACAACGCGCCGCCGGCCTTGATGGCAAGGTAGGCGTTGACCATGGCCACCGACAACCGGGGCGGGGTCACATCCACCACCGGCACGCCGCCCTGGCGCAGCATACCCAGGGCATGGTCGCGCTCGGCCATGTAGTCATGGGCCGCCGCCACCCGCAGGGCATCCGGCAGGGTCTCGACGGGGGCCTCCATGACCTCGTCCAGCACCACCTCCCGCAGGCTCGTGACCACCACCAGATGACGGCGCCGCAGCAGGGCCACGGCCTGGCGGAGCTCCTCCTGCTCCTCGCCGTGGAGGTTGGTCACCAGCACCACCAGGGCGCGCTTGCGCTGGCGCGCCATGAGGTCGGTGGCCGCCGCCACGTAGTCGGCCACCGTCAGGGTGGGCTGCAGATCATAGAGGGTGTTGAGGAGCAGGGTCAGGGTGGTGGCGCCCTTGCGGGGCGAAAGCCAGCGGGCCTCTCCGCCGAAGCTGGACACCCCCACCGCGTCGCCCTTGCGCAGGGCCACGTAGCTCATGAGCAGCATGGCGTTGAGGGCCTGATCGAAATGAGACAGGGTGCCGTCCCGGGTGCGCATGCGGCGGCCGCAATCCAGCAGGAACACCAGGGTCTGGTCGCGCTCGTCCTGGTACTCCTTCGAGATCAGCCGGCGCATGCGGGCGGTGGCGCGCCAGTCGATCTGGCGCAGGGCATCGCCCTGGCGGAACTCCCGCAGCTGGTGGAACTCGGAGCCCTCGCCGCGGCGCCGGCGCTTGAGGGCCCCGAACACCGACAGCTGCTGGTCCAGGGCATACACCGCATAGGGGCTCACCGCGGCGAAGTCCGGGTACACCCGCACCACCGACTTGTGGTGCAGCCGGCGGGTGCGCTGCCACAAGCCGAGGGGCGAGCCCTTCTTAAGTTGCACCACGGGAAACCGGTGCTCGCCCCGGACCCGGGGGCGGCAGCGGTAATCCAGCGCCGTCCAGCCCCCGGCGGCCGCCTCCAGGCGGCGTGGCAGGCCCTCCATCTCCATGGCCGCGGGGGCGTGGTCCGTGATGTCCACCCGGCAGGTCCGCCGGCCCGGGTTGTGGATGCGCAGGGTCACCGTACTGAGGACCCCCAGGGGCAGGGAGCCCGCCACCCGCCGCTCCACCGCCAGGGGCGCCTCCGCCGCCAGCCCCAGGGCATCGGCCATGGCGACCACCACCACGAAGCCCAGCCAGCCCGCCCACAGCCCCGCCGGCAGAACCCCCAGGGGAAGAAGCAGCCCCAGC
The Gammaproteobacteria bacterium DNA segment above includes these coding regions:
- a CDS encoding DUF58 domain-containing protein, which encodes MIPTPRLLALVAVAALLGLLLPLGVLPAGLWAGWLGFVVVVAMADALGLAAEAPLAVERRVAGSLPLGVLSTVTLRIHNPGRRTCRVDITDHAPAAMEMEGLPRRLEAAAGGWTALDYRCRPRVRGEHRFPVVQLKKGSPLGLWQRTRRLHHKSVVRVYPDFAAVSPYAVYALDQQLSVFGALKRRRRGEGSEFHQLREFRQGDALRQIDWRATARMRRLISKEYQDERDQTLVFLLDCGRRMRTRDGTLSHFDQALNAMLLMSYVALRKGDAVGVSSFGGEARWLSPRKGATTLTLLLNTLYDLQPTLTVADYVAAATDLMARQRKRALVVLVTNLHGEEQEELRQAVALLRRRHLVVVTSLREVVLDEVMEAPVETLPDALRVAAAHDYMAERDHALGMLRQGGVPVVDVTPPRLSVAMVNAYLAIKAGGAL